A DNA window from Paenibacillus andongensis contains the following coding sequences:
- a CDS encoding IclR family transcriptional regulator yields the protein MERKYWVPALEKANDVLMQICERPSELKLIDLSKRLEINKSSMFTLLNTMEALEWIVRENDATYSLGSKLGSWGNAFFKQFSLIDRFRKEAAVTKHVILETIQLAKLEQHDVLYLAKEEMPSPVRISSEPGMKLPAHATALGKAMLAWLDPAEFDALYPADELAPSLTPHTLRSREVLHHGLVAVREAGCAFDLEEAVMGFCCVAAPVRDGEGRVVAAISCSMFKHDWEQKRELAMNEIRALAQRLSQS from the coding sequence ATGGAAAGGAAATACTGGGTTCCTGCGTTGGAAAAAGCGAACGATGTGCTGATGCAAATATGCGAGCGGCCCTCTGAGTTAAAGCTGATCGATTTATCCAAACGATTGGAAATAAACAAAAGCTCCATGTTTACTTTGCTGAACACAATGGAAGCGCTTGAATGGATTGTTCGCGAAAATGATGCTACCTATTCGCTAGGATCTAAACTGGGTTCTTGGGGTAACGCGTTCTTTAAACAGTTCAGTCTTATTGATCGTTTTCGAAAGGAAGCAGCTGTTACGAAGCACGTTATTCTCGAGACGATTCAGTTGGCAAAGCTGGAGCAGCACGATGTATTGTATCTCGCTAAAGAAGAGATGCCATCTCCTGTAAGGATCTCTTCAGAGCCGGGCATGAAGCTGCCCGCTCATGCGACAGCTCTTGGCAAAGCGATGCTTGCGTGGCTCGATCCTGCTGAATTTGATGCACTATATCCGGCAGATGAGCTTGCGCCCAGCCTCACCCCTCATACACTGAGATCCCGGGAGGTGCTGCACCACGGTCTGGTTGCCGTACGGGAAGCCGGATGTGCGTTCGATCTGGAAGAGGCAGTGATGGGCTTCTGTTGCGTTGCCGCTCCGGTACGTGACGGAGAAGGGCGGGTTGTCGCCGCGATCAGCTGTTCGATGTTCAAGCACGATTGGGAGCAGAAGCGGGAATTGGCCATGAATGAAATTCGTGCACTGGCACAAAGGTTGTCACAGTCCTGA
- a CDS encoding SDR family NAD(P)-dependent oxidoreductase, whose amino-acid sequence MRLQNKIILITGSGSGIGKATALLFAKEGATVIVNDLAADKGQETVDEITSGGGSAVFIQADVTIPESVKSMVDEVIARFGRIDVLFNNAGVSGVGAIHEVEPEAWDRVININIRGVFLPNKYVIPHMMEQKNGSIINMSSCIAEIGLARRASYSATKGAVLALTKSMQVDYAPYGIRVNALMPGTVLTPFVENYLRTSYDDIEAGYESLKKRQLSGDLLRPEDVAKAALFLASDDSKFMMGSPLYIDGGVVFGKNG is encoded by the coding sequence ATGAGGCTGCAGAACAAAATCATTCTCATCACCGGTTCCGGTTCAGGGATCGGGAAAGCAACGGCGCTTCTGTTCGCCAAGGAAGGCGCGACGGTTATCGTCAACGATTTGGCCGCGGATAAGGGCCAAGAAACCGTAGATGAAATTACATCGGGGGGCGGTTCGGCTGTATTCATTCAAGCCGATGTGACCATCCCTGAATCGGTGAAGTCGATGGTGGACGAAGTGATCGCAAGGTTTGGCAGGATCGATGTGTTGTTCAACAACGCCGGTGTTAGCGGTGTTGGCGCCATTCACGAGGTGGAGCCGGAAGCGTGGGACCGTGTGATCAACATCAATATCCGCGGCGTATTTTTGCCGAACAAGTACGTGATCCCTCATATGATGGAGCAGAAGAACGGCTCGATCATTAACATGTCATCATGTATCGCGGAGATCGGCCTGGCGCGCCGCGCTTCCTACTCGGCAACGAAGGGGGCCGTGCTGGCTTTAACGAAATCCATGCAGGTTGATTACGCGCCTTATGGGATCCGTGTGAACGCCCTGATGCCAGGAACTGTTCTTACGCCATTTGTTGAAAATTACTTACGCACCTCCTACGACGATATTGAAGCAGGCTACGAATCGCTTAAAAAGCGTCAACTTAGTGGCGATCTGCTTCGTCCGGAGGATGTGGCCAAGGCGGCGCTCTTCCTCGCATCGGACGATTCGAAATTCATGATGGGCTCTCCGCTGTACATTGACGGCGGAGTTGTCTTCGGCAAGAACGGCTAA
- a CDS encoding fumarylacetoacetate hydrolase family protein, producing the protein MKLLTFIENGLQQLGVKTNTGVVHIAKALQSVPAKGSVPTTVHQVIEGGVDAVSALQAYVDEALAAGGSFILNEEEITYGPCVTHPNKMICVGLNYRKHAEETNAPIPKFPILFNKFNNTLTGNGHDVPLPIKVTDKVDYEAELVIVIGKEAKYVAKENALDYVFGYCNVNDLSARDLQMRTHQWLLGKSCDGFSPLGPYLVTADEVGNPNDLSIRCIVNGEVRQSSNTSDMIFHCDEIVSYISQHMTLVPGDIILTGTPEGVVLGYPEDKQVYLKDGDVVTIEIEKLGSLTNRMVNEQA; encoded by the coding sequence ATGAAACTACTAACTTTTATTGAGAACGGATTGCAGCAGTTAGGCGTAAAAACAAACACCGGTGTTGTACATATTGCTAAAGCGTTACAAAGTGTGCCTGCGAAGGGCAGCGTTCCGACAACCGTTCACCAGGTCATCGAGGGGGGCGTAGATGCGGTATCCGCACTGCAGGCTTATGTGGACGAAGCGCTGGCTGCCGGCGGAAGCTTCATCCTGAACGAGGAAGAAATTACGTACGGTCCGTGCGTGACGCATCCGAATAAAATGATCTGCGTCGGACTTAACTATCGCAAGCACGCGGAAGAAACGAATGCGCCGATTCCGAAATTTCCGATTTTGTTCAACAAATTCAACAATACACTGACCGGGAACGGTCATGACGTCCCGCTGCCGATTAAAGTGACCGACAAGGTGGACTATGAAGCGGAGCTCGTTATCGTGATCGGTAAGGAAGCCAAGTATGTCGCAAAAGAAAATGCACTGGACTACGTATTCGGCTACTGCAACGTCAACGATTTGTCCGCACGCGATTTGCAGATGAGAACTCATCAGTGGCTGCTCGGCAAGTCGTGCGACGGATTCAGTCCGCTCGGTCCGTATCTTGTCACAGCGGATGAGGTAGGCAACCCGAACGATTTGTCTATCCGCTGCATCGTGAACGGTGAAGTCCGTCAAAGCTCGAACACTTCGGATATGATCTTCCATTGCGATGAGATCGTCAGCTACATCTCTCAGCACATGACGCTGGTGCCAGGCGATATTATTCTTACAGGCACGCCAGAAGGGGTTGTTCTTGGGTATCCGGAGGATAAGCAAGTGTATCTGAAGGACGGCGACGTTGTGACTATCGAGATCGAGAAGCTCGGATCTTTGACCAACCGGATGGTAAACGAACAAGCCTAA